One part of the Vicia villosa cultivar HV-30 ecotype Madison, WI linkage group LG6, Vvil1.0, whole genome shotgun sequence genome encodes these proteins:
- the LOC131614019 gene encoding uncharacterized protein LOC131614019 produces the protein MRELTKRTTESIWKIQNYRHNFLQAQAALLTDKFNVDLVDRIKQLSFDLIKATNLEEQVLMKRVKVDWLLLRDRNNRYFHATLKIKNKALGIHALEDPNGMEITGHDNMEREVLRFYEDLIGKSSNQLRHINVEVLRNGAQLSHTDQNELIQPVVDKEIMAALKSIGDTKALEIDGYNAKLFMEAWEIIGKDVKAAVYDFFEHGRLYKAVNCTIVTLILKFPNANKMKDMRPIACCIVLYKIISKILTNRLSKVINIVVDYS, from the coding sequence ATGAGAGAGTTAACCAAGAGAACTACTGAGAGCATTTGGAAGATCCAAAACTACAGGCACAATTTTCTACAAGCTCAAGCTGCTTTACTGACTGATAAATTTAATGTGGATTTGGTTGATAGAATTAAACAGCTTTCTTTTGATCTTATAAAGGCCACTAATCTAGAAGAGCAGGTTCTAATGAAAAGAGTCAAAGTAGATTGGCTTCTTCTTAGAGATAGAAATAACAGGTACTTTCATGCCACCttgaagataaaaaataaagCTTTAGGTATCCATGCATTAGAAGATCCCAATGGGATGGAAATAACAGGGCATGACAATATGGAGAGAGAGGTGCTAAGATTCTATGAGGATCTAATTGGGAAATCTAGCAATCAGTTGAGACATATTAATGTGGAGGTTTTGAGGAATGGTGCTCAACTCAGTCATACAGACCAAAATGAGTTGATACAACCTGTTGTTGACAAGGAAATCATGGCAGCCCTAAAAAGTATTGGAGACACAAAGGCCCTTGAGATTGATGGATATAATGCCAAATTATTCATGGAAGCGTGGGAGATCATTGGAAAAGATGTGAAGGCTGCAGTGTATGACTTCTTTGAGCATGGAAGACTGTACAAGGCAGTAAACTGTACCATTGTTACTCTGATTCTCAAGTTCCCAAATGCCAATAAGATGAAGGATATGAGACCTATTGCATGTTGTATAGTGTTATACAAGATAATATCCAAGATTCTCACCAATAGACTGAGCAAAGTTATCAATATTGTGGTAGACTACAGTTAG
- the LOC131609280 gene encoding uncharacterized protein LOC131609280, producing MYPIERFLFTLKSFVRNRARPEGSIAEGYLANECLIFCSRYLSTVETRFTRPCRNDDSSFVENANVFNPRGRPLGRKNHVGFTVKKRKRVSRVSLDKKTLLQAHRYVLFNNTNVDPFQREHIDFIKRRNQNRRLSPYEIDKIHSRTFPDWFCERVARLEEQGSVIVTDEIRWLARGPLEKVRNYSGYIVNGVRFHTKKRERCLKTQNSGICVTVKTKSYASTRDKRPKEGEINYYGALIDIIQLDYAGKYKVVLFKCDWVDINKGCNIDDLGLTLVNFNYLQHTGNEICDDPFIFASQAKKVFYVENRRLNDWFVVVHAKVRDVYDMGDAQSNDIDKSNEQVLEEINDDDLIRPETDDSDDIIEVIINIEDIPQNDDENEDTEDESEEDLSY from the exons ATGTATCCAATTGAAAG GTTCCTTTTTACTCTAAAGTCATTTGTTCGTAATCGAGCTCGCCCTGAAGGGTCTATTGCAGAGGGTTATTTAGCTAATGAATGTTTGATATTTTGTTCACGATATCTCTCTACGGTGGAAACACGATTTACTCGACCTTGTCGAAATGATGATTCCTCCTTTGTAGAAAATGCAAATGTGTTTAATCCTAGAGGTAGACCTTTGGGGAGAAAAAACCATGTTGGGTTTACagtgaagaaaaggaaaagagttTCTCGAGTTTCTCTTGATAAAAAAACATTGCTACAAGCACATAGATATGTGCTTTTCAACAACACTAATGTTGACCCCTTTCAAAG AGAACACATTGACTTTATCAAGAGACGTAATCAAAATCGTCGGCTATCACCATATGAAATTGACAAAATTCATAGTCGAACATTTCCTGATTGGTTTTGCGAAAGA GTAGCACGATTAGAAGAACAAGGAAGTGTTATAGTTACAGATGAAATCAGATGGTTAGCACGGGGGCCATTAGAAAAAGTGAGAAACTATAGTGGCTATATTGTTAATGGAGTTAGATTTCATACAAAGAAGAGGGAAAGGTGTTTAAAGACTCAAAATAGTGGAATTTGTGTTACTGTTAAGACCAAAAGTTATGCTAGTACACGAGACAAACGCCCTAAGGAAGGAGAAATAAACTACTATGGTGCATTGATAGATATAATTCAGTTGGATTATGCAGGAAAGTATAAAGTTGTACTTTTCAAGTGTGATTGGGTTGACATAAATAAGGGGTGCAATATTGATGATTTGGGTTTGACATTAGTAAATTTTAATTACTTGCAACATACAGGAAATGAAATATGTGATGACCCGTTTATTTTTGCTTCTCAAGCCAAGAAAGTATTCTATGTGGAGAATAGAAGACTAAATGACTGGTTTGTCGTTGTGCATGCTAAAGTTAGAGATGTATATGATATGGGTGATGCTCAATCCAATGACATAGATAAAAGTAATGAACAAGTATTGGAAGAGATaaatgatgatgatttgattAGACCAGAAACTGATGATAGTGATGATATCATTGAAGTTATAATTAATATAGAGGACATTCCCCAAAATGATGATGAGAATGAAGATACAGAGGATGAGAGTGAAGAAGACCTCTCATATTAA
- the LOC131614020 gene encoding uncharacterized protein LOC131614020: MDKSWISNNSVTQEEYIRDINMEDVDRETFINEHNVQQYEVGDNSDKFFKLLKEAEQNLYPGCKFTKLSFIVHLYHLKCLNGWTDKSFSMLLELLCDAFPKENTLPKSFYETKKIISGLGLSYEKIHVCPNECILYWKDLAHANVCPTCGISRWKVNSDDVEGRKKIPAKVLRWFPLKSRLQRLFMSSKTASSMTWHDDSRTRDGLMRHPADSFAWKDFDHRYPDFSSDPRNVRLGLASDGFNPFKTMTISHSTWPVVLIPYNLPPWMCMKQPNFILSLLIPGPKGPGNNIDVYMQPLVEELKELWEIGVKTFDACKKESFQMRAAIMWTINDFPAYANLSGWSTKGRYACPCCGFDTASKWLRYSKKFSYMCHRRWLEPDHKWRNNRGHFDGDQEFRAPPKVPNGSTALRQLKNRENKVLSPWKKKSIFFSLPYWEYNVLRHNLDVMHIEKNVCDNIVGTLLNLERKSKDNDKARYDLIHMNIRSQLHPRMHQSNGRKYLPRACYQMTSNEKESFLEVLKNMKSSDECVSSIPRCVQVKQRKIFGLKSYDCHLLMQEFLPIAMKGCLPNKVSKVISDLCRFFKELCSKVLSEHNLEHLEKRIAKTLCQLEKIFPPSFFTIMVHLVIHLA; the protein is encoded by the exons aTGGATAAGAGTTGGATATCAAATAACTCTGTAACTCAAGAGGAGTACATTAGAG ATATAAATATGGAGGATGTGGATCGAGAAACATTCATAAACGAACATAATGTTCAACAATATGAAGTGGGTGATAATTCAGATAAGTTCTTTAAGTTGTTGAAGGAGGCAGAACAAAATCTTTATCCGGGTTGTAAGTTTACCAAACTATCATTCATCGTACACCTGTACCACTTAAAGTGTCTAAATGGATGGACAGACAAAAGCTTTTCAATGCTTCTAGAGTTGTTATGTGATGCATTTCCAAAAGAAAATACATTGCCAAAGTCATtttatgagacaaagaagattaTTTCAGGGTTGGGATTATCAtatgaaaaaatccatgtttgtCCTAATGAATGTATATTGTATTGGAAGGATTTGGCTCATGCTAATGTTTGCCCTACATGCGGTATCTCAAGATGGAAAGTCAACTCCGACGATGTTGAAGGTAGAAAAAAGATACCTGCTAAGGTTCTTCGTTGGTTTCCTCTTAAGTCTAGATTACAAAGACTTTTTATGTCATCAAAAACTGCTTCTTCCATGACATGGCATGACGATAGTCGAACTAGAGATGGACTCATGAGACATCCAGCAGATTCTTTTGCTTGGAAGGATTTTGATCATCGATATCCCGATTTTTCAAGCGACCCTCGAAACGTTCGACTAGGTTTAGCTTCAGATGGCTTTAATCCATTCAAAACCATGACAATTTCTCACTCCACTTGGCCTGTTGTCTTGATTCCATACAATCTTCCTCCGTGGATGTGTATGAAGCAACCGAATTTCATACTCTCGTTGCTTATTCCTGGTCCAAAAGGTCCTGGTAATAATATTGATGTATATATGCAGCCTCTTGTGGAAGAATTAAAGGAATTATGGGAAATCGGGGTCAAAACGTTTGATGCATGTAAAAAAGAGTCATTTCAAATGCGTGCTGCAATCATGTGGACTATCAATGATTTCCCTGCTTATGCAAATTTGTCAGGTTGGAGCACTAAAGGTCGATATGCTTGTCCATGTTGTGGTTTTGACACAGCCTCTAAGTGGTTGCGTTATAGTAAAAAGTTTTCTTATATGTGTCATCGACGCTGGTTAGAGCCTGATCATAAGTGGAGAAACAATAGAGGACATTTTGATGGAGACCAAGAGTTTAGAGCTCCTCCTAAGGTACCCAATGGAAGTACTGCATTGAGACAATTGAAAAATCGTGAAAACAAGGTGTTGTCCCCATGGAAAAAGAAAAGCATTTTTTTCTCATTGCCATATTGGGAATATAATGTTCTTCGTCATAATCTTGATGtgatgcatattgaaaaaaatgtttgTGATAACATTGTTGGGACATTATTAAATTTAGAAAGAAAATCAAAGGATAATGATAAGGCCCGTTATGATCTTATACACATGAACATAAGAAGTCAACTACACCCGAGGATGCATCAAAGTAATGGTAGAAAGTATTTGCCTAGAGCTTGTTACCAAATGACATCAAATGAGAAAGAATCTTTCTTGGAAGTTCTAAAGAATATGAAATCTTCTGATGAGTGTGTTTCTAGTATTCCAAGATGCGTGCAAGTGAAACAACGCAAGATATTTGGTCTCAAAAGTTATGATTGTCATCTCTTAATGCAAGAGTTTCTTCCTATTGCTATGAAAGGTTGTTTGCCCAACAAAGTGAGTAAAGTGATTAGCGATCTTTGTCGTTTCTTCAAAGAACTATGTAGTAAAGTGCTTAGTGAGCATAATTTGGAGCACTTGGAAAAACGAATAGCAAAAACGTTGTGCCAATTAGAAAAGATTTTCCCTCCATCTTTCTTCACTATAATGGTGCATTTGGTAATCCATTTGGCATAG